The sequence below is a genomic window from Chroococcidiopsis sp. TS-821.
TATTTTCACACGCTTTCAAGGCTTTGAGTTCATCTTGAGTAACTGGTACTTGTGTCTGAGTTAATTTCAATAAAGCTTTTCCAGGAGGCGCAATCTTAAGCTTTGTGACTTCGTAGGAACATTCTACTAAACCGCGATCGCATAGTTGACGACAAATTTTTTTTCTTTCTGAGGTCTTGGTTTTATTACCCAAATTTATTTCAGTCAAGGGTGCGCGGTAATTAGCAAAACTGAGTAATCTTAGCAGAAACTTTAGTTCAATTGTTTCCATGTGCCTTTACCTTTACTTTTTGATAAGACATTTCTGGTATATAACTGCTGCAATTAAAATTAGATGTTTGTCCTATATCTTTATAGGTAGCATTTGTAGGTTTGTAAGTTCTTGGTCTACTAGATGAAGTTTAGATAATTTACAAAAAATTTATGCTAAAGTTGATCGTCTATATAAAAACTTCATAAAATTGGTAAAAAGATACTTGCTAATTCTTAATTAAATTGAGTAGGTGAAGACTGGCAGAATGGTTTAACATAATTTTTACAAAGCCTAGTGATTTTACAGATATTTATTGATTAAATCAAATTACAAGCGCAAAAATACGGGATTTTAAACACTTGAATATACTCGTGCTTTACGAACAGTAAATTCAATTTTTAACTTTTATATTTATGCATAAAAACTTGTAATAACCAAGTATATTCGAGTATATTAGTAGCAAAAAGTATACAAGAGCATAGATAAACTTACTCCTAGTTAGCGATCTATGCCAGCTGCTCGATCGCAAATATGTCAAAGCGCAAACGTAAATTAACAACAAGCAACACACTCCACAACATATCTTTTCCCAAGTCAAACTTGAACTATCGGCAAAAAAAAGAGTGGATTGCAGCTCTATTGGTCATTACGTTGTTGTTGAGTGCTGGGGGTTTAGTTGTAAGCAGTACGTGGTTGATTTATGGATTATTTTTTGACCCAAATGCGATCGCATCCTTAAATCAATTCTTACCGCAGTGGGCGCAGCTACCAATAATTCAAGAACCAACGAAAACGCTAGCGCAAATTTCAGCAGAGTTAAGCCGACAAGGAAAAGTTGCTGGAAAACCTCTACCGTTAGAAATTAATTCTGCTAATTCGCAACCAACGTCTGTCATCTTACCCGTGCGATCGCAAAATCAGATTGTTGAGTTGCGCGTGTATCGCATCACAGACGCTAAAACCCTTCTCAATCAGCCAAGTCGTGAAATCCGCTATCAGTTGGTGACTCAAGTTGACGTGACAGGACCTGAAGAGTCATTTGTTGTCGCACCGCTTGTCGATCCAGAAACCGCAGATACAAGTTCAAATCGTCCTTTACCTGTAACCGAATTGCGAAGATTTGACAGTACCACCCCAACTCAAGGAATGTGGTTTTATCTTTGGGGACAACGCCAACGAGGACACGCGATCGCCTACGGTCAAATTGTCCACTACAACCCCGACCGCTCGTACCTTAGTTTGATGTTACCCTGGACAAGCCCGACTCAACCGCAATGGCAACAAGCGATCGCCGGAGGTTCTCCAGAATTAGTTATCGATCAAACTGTAGATTTAGAACCGCGATTACAAGTTTATCAAGTTAAACCCGCGAACTTTATCTTCGATCCACTGCAACTCGAACCTGTTTCCATCGCTGAACCAGCCTTAGACAGTCGCGACTATCAAAATGCGTTACTCATTGCGCGTAGTGGGTTGTGGACACCCGCCGAGAAATGGTTGCAGTTTATTAAACAACAACGCCAAAAACGTCAAGCCTGGTCAAGCGCAGCGCAGGCACAACTCGATTTTATTCGACTACACGCCCAAAAAAGCCAAAAGCAAGCAAATCAAACTTGGGCAAGCCCCAGTCAACAAGTACTCACTTTTATAATTGATGGGCGTTGGGGAGAGGCGCTAAAAGTTTTTCAAGCTTCACCGACGAATACGCAAGAAATTACAACTTTGTTGACAACAGATAATGGACGAATCAAAAATCGCGTCGAAGTTGCTTTACGTGTTAACCCCAAACGAACTGAAGTTAAAGCTTGGGGGGCGCTACTCAAAGGCGCACAAGAAGATCGAAGAAGTGCGATCGCTTGGCTAAAACAGCAACCACAAACAACTGCTGCGGATGTTGCTTATATTCAAAGATTCCTTAAACGTTTAGAAGGTGACTTTTCATCAAATAAAGTAACAACTTCTCACCTTAGTCGTTTTGTTGGTACAGCACAACAAATGACAAAAGTCAATCCAGCGCAATGGCTGCAAATCGATCGAACACCCTTACAAGTCACAGACGAGCAAACGTGGTATCAAATCGAACTCCACGCTTACCACGACGGTGACACTTGGCAACATGCACCATTTAAGTTAACACCATCAAAAACTGCAGCTCAATACTGGCAACAATTAGGTTTAAGCTCAGATGCTGAAGTTCAAATTGTTTCCTGGCTACCTGGCGGACATCAGCAAATCGATCTCGCCGTTGTCAAAGCTGTGCAGTTACAAGGTAATACGCTGAAGCTATTAGCTGTATCGGATACATTTCCATTAGTTGATTCCGCTGCACGACAACTCGCACTTACCAAAACAACTTTACAGTGGTTGCAACCAGAGACGATTGCATTATCCGATCTCACTCAACAACCGCAGCCTGTTGAAGTTGTAGAGATTTTGCCAAAACTCTGGCAGGAGTTGCAACGCCACAACCCAAATCTGCAAAACTCTGTCCCAAATGTCGAGAAAATGCTACAGCAACTCGGAGAATTACCTGTGCAGTTAATCGACCTAACTGGTGATGGAACAGCGGAAGTGATGATGACTATTTCCCCTCAGGAAATTGCGGCTGTTCATAATTTTGAGCCTAACCTACTGCAATCGCACAACCGTGACTCGCGATCGCGCACGATTATTTTTTCAGCTACCGGAAAGTTAATTTACAACGAGTTTAGCGGAGCTTCTGAGCAAACTGCGATCGCGATCGCCGATCTCGAAGACGAACTTCCTGCATTACTAGTTGCTACTGGCAAAAGCTATATTTTTAAGCGCTGGTCTAGTCAATACCAACGCTTTGATTAAAGTCAACAATGACAGTTAGTACTTAAAGCCTGTTTTAAACACACTATCTGCTAACCGAACTACCCTCTCGCCGCTCAAAGTTACTAGGAAAATAGCTTAAAGTTTCCTAATCTTGGGGGATATAGAGGGCATTTTTCTCACTGCTTTACTTCATTGATACTTCTTCAGCAGCAGTACGTTGCTTCTTAATCGCTTGCAACTGCTGCAACAGTGATTCTACTTCAGCTTCTAAGTGTAGAAATTTAACCTGAACGCCCGCTGCGTATAAAGACTTCTGTGACTCATTCCAAGGTAATCGCGCTGTAGCTTTGCTAGAAACGTTAGTCACTGCCTGATTATTATCCGCCAAAGTGGAGGAAGAAGACATAGTAGCTGAACAATTTCCCATTGTTATCTTATATAGTTATTTTTGCCTACTCACACCAACATGTTATTGTAACTCTATCTTGAAGCATAGTTGTATCAAGTGTGTCGATTTTATAACTGGCTATATGCTGTACCCCATGATAGTTGCTTTGTCAGAGTAAACTAAGTAATACAAATATAAAATCTGTTGATGTCGCTTTTAAACACAAAAAGTGAATAAATAGCAGGTAGAATGCTTGCACTCACAGAATCTCTATCTAAATAAAGTTGCTGCAAATACCGTGACTCTGATTGCTAATAAATCTACTAACCGCGAAGTTTGGTCTGGATTAATCAAAACGTACCAGCAATACTTACCTGTAACTGAAAATACACCTGTAGTGACACTATTAGAGGGTAATACTCCATTAATTCCAATTCCCTCTATCGCTCAAATTATCGGTAGACAAGTACAGGTATTCGCCAAGTACGATGGGCTAAACCCTACAGGTAGCTTCAAAGACCGAGGAATGACAATGGCAATTTCCAAAGCAAAAGAAGCAGGAGCGCGGGCAGTCATTTGTGCAAGTACAGGTAATACTTCCGCCGCCGCCGCCGCCTATGCAAAACGTGCGGGAATGAAAGCTTTTGTGCTGATTCCTGATGGCTATGTTGCTTTAGGTAAGTTAGCCCAAGCACTACTTTATGGTGCTGAAGTGTTGTCGATTAAAGGAAACTTTGACCAAGCATTGAAAATAGTCCGCGAGATGGCAAACAGCTATCCGATTACTTTGGTAAACTCAGTCAATCCTTATCGCTTAGAAGGACAAAAAACCGCAGCGTTTGAAGTTGTTGATGCTTTAGGTGAGGCTCCAGACTGGTTGTGTATCCCTGTAGGCAATGCCGGAAATATCACAGCATATTGGATGGGTTTTTGTCAATATCATCAATCCGGTAAATGCGATCGCCTACCGCGAATGATGGGCTTTCAAGCGGCTGGGGCTGCACCACTCATTACTGGACAAGCTGTAACGCATCCTAATACCGTTGCAACCGCAATTCGCATTGGGAATCCAGCAAATTGGGAAAAAGCGATCGCGGTACAATCAGCAAGTAACGGAGAATTTCACGCAGTCACTGATGAAGAAATTCTCGCAGCATACCGTTTATTAGCGTCTTCAGAAGGTATTTTCTGCGAACCTGCAAGTGCAGCTTCGGTTGCAGGTATGTTAAAAGTCAAAGACCAAATTCCCACAGGCGCAACTGTTGTATGCGTGCTTACTGGAAATGGACTCAAAGATCCCAACACGGCAATTGATAACAATCAGAATGCGTTCAAACCAGGAATTGAACCGACACTCGAAGCTGTAGCAGCAGCCATGGGAGTTATCTAAAAATGATGTAGGATTTATACAATTTTTAGATGCAACAGGTATAGTTGGAGAGTTTATGCTGAAATCTACCAATTACGACAAAGATTTTGTTGTTTGGTCTAGTGAGCAGGCGATGCTGTTGGAACAGGAGAGATTCAGTGAATTAGACTTAATCAACTTAATCGAAGCGATACGCAATTTGGGCAGCAACGATAAACACGCCTTAAGAAGTAACTTGAGAATCGCGTTACTCCACCTTGCTCAAATGGCAATTCCAACCTAGTTAGCGCTCTAATAGTTGGCTATCCTCGATTGTTGAGCATCGACAACGAGTTGAGGAGTTGATAGAGAAATAGTCCTAGCCTTAAACCTTATTTAGAAGTAGTATTCGGCGAAGTTTATTTCAAAGCTGTCAGAAAAGCAGCAAGGCAGACAGGTCTATCTACTAGTAGTTTTCCTGATGCGTGCCCTTACACACCTACAGAAGTTCTCGATCTCGACTTTTTTCCAGATTACAGCCAAGCTTTAGGCACAATATCATAACAACACAATTTCTCTTCGAGCTTACCTTACTTTATAATTTCTTTAGCCTCTGACTCCTGATTCGAATGTTCAAAACCCGCTTCATTCGGTTTTTTCGCCACATGACTTGGGCTACATTAAGCGCGACTTTTATCCGTGTAGGTGAAAGAAGGCTGTTAGGTTTATCGTCCGAAATTGCTTATAACTCAATGCTGTCGCTGTTTCCGGCAATTCTTGCCATCCTAACAGCAATTAGCTTATTTCAAGAATCACTGCAATCTACCTTTAGACAACTAGCGCTGCGACTCAGTACAGTTGCTCCAGATGAAGCACTCTCTTTAATTCGTGACTTTGCTCAAGAAATTACTCAGAACCGAAATCGCGGGTTATTTTCAATCAGCTTTGTGGCAGCAATTTGGATTGCATCTGGCGCATTAAATACTGTAATGACAGCCCTCGACCAAATACATCAAATTCCACCACAACAAACGCGTCCTTTTTGGAAAGCAAAGTTAATTTCAATTGGTCTGACTATAGGGTCAATTATACTTTTAGTATTCGCTTCTTTCTTAGTCTTTATTAGCGATTTAATTTTAGAATTTTTTGTTCGTGAAAGTGGTCTGGATTTCTTATTATTCATTTGGCAAATACTGATTTGGCCTTTAGCTTTGGGCGTTATGTCTGCTACTTTTGCTTTTATTTATCGTTATGGACC
It includes:
- the thrC gene encoding threonine synthase — its product is MTLIANKSTNREVWSGLIKTYQQYLPVTENTPVVTLLEGNTPLIPIPSIAQIIGRQVQVFAKYDGLNPTGSFKDRGMTMAISKAKEAGARAVICASTGNTSAAAAAYAKRAGMKAFVLIPDGYVALGKLAQALLYGAEVLSIKGNFDQALKIVREMANSYPITLVNSVNPYRLEGQKTAAFEVVDALGEAPDWLCIPVGNAGNITAYWMGFCQYHQSGKCDRLPRMMGFQAAGAAPLITGQAVTHPNTVATAIRIGNPANWEKAIAVQSASNGEFHAVTDEEILAAYRLLASSEGIFCEPASAASVAGMLKVKDQIPTGATVVCVLTGNGLKDPNTAIDNNQNAFKPGIEPTLEAVAAAMGVI
- a CDS encoding DUF29 family protein: MLKSTNYDKDFVVWSSEQAMLLEQERFSELDLINLIEAIRNLGSNDKHALRSNLRIALLHLAQMAIPT
- a CDS encoding YihY/virulence factor BrkB family protein, translating into MFKTRFIRFFRHMTWATLSATFIRVGERRLLGLSSEIAYNSMLSLFPAILAILTAISLFQESLQSTFRQLALRLSTVAPDEALSLIRDFAQEITQNRNRGLFSISFVAAIWIASGALNTVMTALDQIHQIPPQQTRPFWKAKLISIGLTIGSIILLVFASFLVFISDLILEFFVRESGLDFLLFIWQILIWPLALGVMSATFAFIYRYGPSRWDSGTPMMPGAILAAISWAILSALFRLYVANFGNYNQAYGAVGAVIVLMLWLYMSAAVLLVGNQLNVCVGEAMRSHSKTVMEISSSKNSKTNTP